Proteins from one Bos taurus isolate L1 Dominette 01449 registration number 42190680 breed Hereford chromosome 7, ARS-UCD2.0, whole genome shotgun sequence genomic window:
- the PSD2 gene encoding PH and SEC7 domain-containing protein 2: MDEDTLLSTLPGEDGATWDPSLEPEEEPGVQNGMASSEDLNSSHTSPGHAMRGPLAGTEGHTKGLDVALHGLSLGLSLTNGLALGPDSNVLEHSTDPRPWRAGGLAEGDDASRSLCPDTEDPPLGPGGPGEPDVRDGFSATFEKIVESELLRGTQYSSLDSLDVLSLTDESDSCVSFEAPLTPLIQQRARDSPELGAGLGTGDMGSEGDMGAAGGGGVLGSPLRRSISGSRSENVLSRLSLTAVPNGFHEDGPLGPRGDEEDDEEEEEEEEDTDKLLNSASDPSLKDGLSDSDSELSSSEGLESGSTDPLANGGQGVSEAARRLARRLYHLEGFQRCDVARQLGKNNEFSRLVAGEYLSFFDFSGLTLDRALRTFLKAFPLMGETQERERVLTHFSRRYCQCNPDDSTSEDGIHTLTCALMLLNTDLHGHNIGKKMSCQQFIANLDQLNDGQDFAKDLLKTLYNSIKNEKLEWAIDEDELRKSLSELVDDKFGTGTKKVTRILDGSNPFLDVPQALSATTYKHGVLTRKTHADMDGKRTPRGRRGWKKFYAVLKGTILYLQKDEYRPDKALSEGDLKNAIRVHHALATRASDYSKKSNVLKLKTADWRVFLFQAPSKEEMLSWILRINLVAAIFSAPSFPAAVSSMKKFCRPLLPSCTTRLCQEEQLRSHENKLRQVTAELAEHKCHPVERGIKSKEAEENRLKEHYLTFEKSRYETYIHLLAVKIKVGSDDLERIEARLATLEGDDPSLRKTHSSPALSQGHGTVTGSKAMRDTTGPDT, encoded by the exons ATGGATGAGGATACGCTTCTGTCCACACTGCCTGGGGAAGATGGTGCCACATGGGACCCCAGCCTGGAACCTGAGGAGGAACCTGGGGTCCAGAATGGAATGGCCTCCAGTGAGGACCTAAACAGTAGCCACACCAGCCCAGGGCATGCAATGAGAGGCCCCCTGGCAGGCACCGAGGGGCATACAAAAGGCCTGGACGTGGCCCTCCATGGCCTCAGCCTTGGCCTCTCCCTCACCAATGGCCTAGCCCTCGGGCCAGACTCAAACGTTCTGGAACATTCTACAGACCCCAGGCCCTGGAGGGCTGGTGGGCTGGCTGAGGGGGACGATGCCTCCAGGAGCCTCTGTCCGGACACTGAGGATCCTCCACTGGG GCCGGGTGGCCCTGGAGAGCCAGATGTGCGAGATGGCTTCAGCGCCACGTTTGAGAAGATTGTGGAGTCGGAGCTGCTGCGGGGCACCCAGTACAGCAGCCTGGACTCCCTGGACGTGCTGAGCCTCACGGACGAGAGCGACAGCTGTGTCAGCTTCGAGGCCCCTCTCACGCCCCTCATCCAGCAGCGGGCCCGGGACAGCCCTGAGCTGGGTGCGGGCTTGGGCACTGGGGACATGGGGTCTGAGGGGGACATGGGAGCAGCCGGTGGTGGTGGGGTGCTCGGCAGCCCCCTGCGGCGCTCCATCTCCGGCAGCCGCTCCGAAAATGTCCTGAGCCGCCTGTCTCTCACGGCGGTGCCCAACGGCTTCCATGAAGACGGACCCCTGGGCCCACGTGGGGATGAGGAGGacgatgaggaggaggaggaggaggaggaggacacgGACAAGCTGCTGAACTCGGCCAG CGACCCCAGCCTGAAGGATGGCCTGTCGGACTCGGACTCAGAGCTGAGCAGCTCAGAGGGGCTGGAGTCTGGCAGCACAGACCCACTGGCCAATGGGGGCCAGGGCGTCAGTGAGGCTGCCCGCCGGCTGGCACGCCGGCTCTACCACCTGGAGGGCTTTCAGCGCTGCGACGTGGCCCGGCAGCTGGGCAAGAA CAACGAGTTCAGCAGGCTGGTGGCTGGGGAGTACCTCAGCTTTTTTGACTTCTCGGGCCTGACTCTGGATCGAGCGCTCAG AACTTTCCTGAAGGCATTCCCACTGATGGGGGAGACGCAGGAGCGTGAGCGGGTCCTGACGCACTTCTCCCGCCGGTACTGCCAGTGTAACCCTGATGACAGTACTTCGGAAG ATGGGATCCACACGCTTACCTGTGCCCTGATGCTGCTCAACACGGACCTGCACGGACAT AACATTGGCAAGAAGATGTCCTGCCAGCAATTCATTGCCAACTTGGACCAGCTGAATGATGGCCAAGACTTTGCCAAAGACCTGCTGAAG ACCCTTTACAACTCCATCAAGAATGAAAAACTGGAATGGGCCAT TGATGAAGATGAGCTGAGGAAATCACTGTCTGAGCTGGTGGATGACAAGTTTGGGACAGGCACAAAGAAGGTGACACGGATCCTGGATGGTAGCAACCCCTTCCTGGATGTCCCGCAAGCTCTCAGCGCTACCACCTACAAGCATGGTGTGCTGACCCGGAAGACTCACGCCGACATGGATGGCAAGAGGA CGCCCCGTGGGAGGCGTGGCTGGAAGAAATTCTACGCGGTGCTCAAAGGGACCATTCTGTACCTGCAGAAG GATGAGTACAGGCCTGACAAAGCCCTGTCCGAGGGTGACTTGAAGAATGCCATCCGTGTGCACCATGCTCTGGCCACCAGGGCCTCTGACTACAGCAAGAAGTCCAACGTGCTCAAGCTAAAGACAGCTGACTGGAGGGTCTTCCTCTTCCAGGCACC GAGCAAAGAGGAAATGCTGTCCTGGATCCTGAGGATCaacctggtggctgccatcttcTCAGCGCCCTCCTTCCCTGCTGCCGTTAGCTCCATGAAGAAGTTCTGTCGGCCTCTGCTGCCCTCCTGCACCACTCGCCTCTGCCAG GAGGAGCAGCTGCGCTCTCATGAGAATAAGCTGAGGCAGGTGACTGCAGAGCTGGCTGAACACAAGTGTCACCCGGTCGAGCGGGGCATCAAGTCCAAGGAGGCTGAGGAGAACCGGCTGAAGGAGCATTATCTCACATTTGAG